The following proteins come from a genomic window of Pangasianodon hypophthalmus isolate fPanHyp1 chromosome 24, fPanHyp1.pri, whole genome shotgun sequence:
- the hsf5 gene encoding heat shock factor protein 5 has translation MEIDETSVVISINPNNFPGKLWRLVNDPQICSICWDASGEGILIHQQPFEAEVLLSHTRQMNDYFKTTDFTSFIRQLNLYGFRKVRPDHDISEKQLDSSSVMAQPHHFHNPNFKRDQPELLVNLKRLTPVNKAKLAAGIELTSRSSKRFPHAMLNSPQENSAAMKKGSVLVGHQGTPYHHHCNGPQQVKECDRTPKSSQAFVVGHGDPSPVTLYTNKVVPVSVFHHFPMDSPCAHPSSPAHVQQGIMPHHSQYRFYTPASDVLLLCYQAMNCLLTFNVFFFFPVYQCCSPGFLDSKVPCSQQPAASYSHCGYYPDYSVSYLHPSDQDPDWKAGDVPDSRKSDMRVNLDTVFKVADEMQAAADVREVAEATSHLGRQLE, from the exons ATGGAAATCGATGAGACATCTGTCGTCATCTCGATCAACCCCAACAACTTCCCTGGTAAGTTGTGGCGTTTGGTGAACGATCCTCAGATTTGCTCAATCTGCTGGGACGCCAGTGGCGAAGGAATACTCATCCATCAGCAACCCTTCGAAGCTGAAGTGCTGTTGTCCCACACCAGGCAGATGAACGATTACTTCAAAACGACAGACTTCACCAGTTTCATTCGCCAGCTGAACCTGTACGGCTTCAGAAAAGTGCGTCCAGACCATGACATCTCAGAGAAGCAACTCGACAGCTCGTCCGTCATGGCCCAACCGCACCACTTTCACAACCCGAACTTCAAACGGGATCAGCCAGAGCTGCTAGTCAACCTAAAGCGACTCACGCCTGTCAACAAGGCCAAGCTCGCCGCTGGGATAGAGCTGACCAGCAGGTCATCAAAACGTTTCCCTCATGCAATGCTGAATTCGCCCCAGGAAAACTCTGCTGCGATGAAAAAGG GTTCAGTCTTGGTTGGACATCAGGGAACTCCTTACCACCATCACTGTAATGGCCCTCAGCAGGTGAAGGAGTGCGACAGAACGCCCAAATCCTCTCAGGCATTTGTAGTGGGCCATGGTGATCCATCTCCAGTTACTTTATATACTAATAAAGTTGTGCCAGTCTCCGTGTTCCACCACTTCCCGATGGACTCGCCGTGTGCACATCCCTCCAGCCCCGCACACGTGCAGCAGGGCATCATGCCTCATCACTCACAGTACAGGTTTTACACACCAG CTagtgatgtgttgttattgtgttacCAAGCAATGAATTGTTTGTTAacctttaatgttttttttttttttccagtgtatcAGTGCTGTAGCCCAGGCTTCCTGGATTCAAAAGTGCCATGCTCTCAACAACCAGCTGCTTCCTACTCTCATTGTGGCTATTACCCT GACTACTCAGTCAGCTACCTTCATCCCTCTGATCAGGATCCAGACTGGAAAGCAGGTGATGTTCCAGATTCCAGGAAGAGCGACATGAGAGTGAACCTGGACACTGTATTCAAAGTGGCAGATGAAATGCAG GCTGCtgctgatgtcagagaagtTGCAGAGGCGACCAGTCACCTGGGAAGACAGCTTGAGTAG